From a region of the Sulfoacidibacillus ferrooxidans genome:
- a CDS encoding ABC transporter ATP-binding protein, whose amino-acid sequence MNQSTAVVKLHNVSVRRLDQLLLDRIDLATNLGEHWALLGANGAGKTTLLQVIMGMLWPTGGDVDVLGHRLGEYDVRELRKEIGFVSNRMDGYLEQSVRAVDIVAAGKYATNGMYATITREDEVRAQTLLQGLAAETIALRAYALLSQGERQKVLIARALMANPKLLIIDEPCTGLDFPSREHVLMALEDLAQATTLQLLYVTHYPDEIFPAITHVAILKQGKLLAAGEKKAVLTDDILSDAYGLPVQLHWQDERPTVRVKRTTP is encoded by the coding sequence GTGAATCAATCGACTGCCGTTGTGAAACTTCATAATGTATCCGTTAGACGTCTTGATCAACTTCTACTCGATCGTATTGACCTAGCAACAAACTTAGGTGAGCATTGGGCACTATTAGGTGCAAACGGCGCTGGAAAGACAACTTTGCTACAGGTGATCATGGGAATGCTCTGGCCTACAGGCGGTGATGTAGATGTACTGGGGCACCGTCTAGGAGAGTACGATGTCCGGGAATTACGTAAGGAAATCGGATTTGTAAGCAATCGCATGGACGGCTATCTGGAACAAAGCGTACGTGCAGTGGACATCGTTGCTGCTGGAAAATACGCAACGAACGGTATGTATGCAACGATTACTCGGGAGGATGAAGTACGAGCACAAACCTTGTTACAAGGACTAGCAGCGGAGACGATTGCACTTCGAGCCTATGCTTTGTTATCACAAGGTGAACGCCAAAAGGTTTTGATTGCACGAGCGCTTATGGCAAATCCAAAGTTGCTGATCATTGATGAACCGTGTACTGGTCTTGATTTCCCATCTCGTGAACATGTATTAATGGCACTCGAAGATTTAGCACAAGCAACTACTTTACAATTACTCTACGTGACCCACTATCCAGATGAGATATTTCCTGCAATTACCCATGTGGCGATATTGAAACAAGGGAAGTTGCTTGCGGCTGGTGAAAAAAAAGCGGTGCTCACAGACGACATTCTATCTGATGCTTATGGATTACCAGTTCAACTGCATTGGCAAGATGAACGTCCGACAGTTCGTGTCAAACGAACAACGCCATAG
- a CDS encoding MFS transporter, which yields MRTRADILETLEESKIQSFHWRTMFTSGMGFFTDAYDLFIIGVVTTILAPIWHLGKAEIGILNATSLIAAAIGAILFGKLADRFGRKSVYGIEVIILTIGALLSATSQNFDQLLFWRFIIGLGIGGDYPTSAIIMSEYANRKNRGRLVTSVFAMQGFGLLVGPLVASGLLVSGISHDMIWRIMLALGAVPAAAVIYLRRTISETPRYLLEVKKDKAEAAKVVSTLTQHDVSSDDQTHSDGWTKRQFWVRVIGTAGSWFFLDIAFYGNSVSSTLIMKSLAPHASLLHTTLVSTLIFLVFAVPGYWVTAFTIDHIGRKTIQMLGFMMMALSFAGLYFIPNITMMTIPFLLIYGLSYFFTEFGPNTTTFVIPAEVFPTRWRAFGDGLSAGAGKMGAFLGVLFVPILLSRLSLTGTEGVMAVACILGMGTTLLVPELKHKSLSATYHDTDPGSDSSNTQSKVKNRHAVS from the coding sequence GTGCGAACGCGTGCAGACATCCTAGAGACTCTTGAAGAATCAAAAATTCAGTCTTTCCACTGGAGAACTATGTTTACGTCTGGGATGGGATTTTTTACAGATGCTTATGACTTATTTATTATCGGTGTTGTAACGACGATTCTTGCTCCGATTTGGCATTTAGGCAAAGCGGAGATCGGTATTTTAAATGCTACTTCTTTAATTGCAGCAGCTATTGGTGCTATATTATTCGGTAAATTAGCTGATCGTTTTGGACGTAAATCAGTGTATGGGATCGAAGTCATTATTTTAACTATAGGTGCTTTATTATCTGCCACATCGCAAAATTTTGATCAACTGTTATTCTGGCGCTTTATTATTGGTCTTGGCATTGGTGGGGATTATCCTACAAGCGCTATCATTATGAGCGAATATGCTAATCGCAAAAATCGCGGACGCTTAGTGACGAGCGTTTTTGCTATGCAAGGGTTTGGTTTGCTTGTAGGACCACTGGTTGCGTCAGGTTTACTCGTGAGTGGCATCTCACATGATATGATTTGGAGGATCATGCTTGCACTAGGAGCTGTTCCTGCAGCAGCAGTCATCTACTTGCGTCGAACAATTTCTGAAACGCCAAGATATCTGTTGGAAGTAAAAAAAGATAAGGCAGAAGCTGCAAAAGTAGTGTCTACGTTAACGCAGCATGATGTTTCTTCTGATGATCAAACCCATAGTGATGGGTGGACAAAACGACAGTTTTGGGTTCGCGTGATAGGAACGGCTGGTTCGTGGTTCTTTCTGGATATCGCTTTTTATGGGAACAGCGTCTCATCCACGTTGATTATGAAGTCTCTTGCTCCTCATGCCTCACTTTTACACACGACTCTTGTATCTACGTTAATTTTCTTAGTGTTTGCGGTTCCTGGGTATTGGGTAACTGCATTTACTATCGATCATATCGGTAGGAAAACAATTCAAATGTTAGGATTTATGATGATGGCACTGTCGTTCGCGGGTTTATATTTTATCCCCAATATTACGATGATGACGATTCCGTTTCTCTTGATTTATGGTCTTAGTTATTTCTTTACTGAATTCGGACCAAATACAACTACATTTGTCATTCCTGCGGAAGTTTTTCCTACTCGTTGGCGTGCATTTGGCGATGGGCTATCGGCCGGAGCTGGGAAAATGGGTGCATTTCTTGGCGTACTATTTGTCCCCATACTACTTAGTCGATTATCATTAACCGGTACAGAGGGCGTTATGGCCGTCGCTTGCATACTAGGAATGGGTACGACATTACTTGTTCCAGAGTTAAAACATAAGTCCTTATCAGCTACTTATCACGATACAGATCCAGGTTCTGACTCAAGTAATACGCAGTCCAAAGTGAAAAATCGCCATGCAGTAAGTTAG